The following coding sequences are from one Candidatus Nitrosopumilus sp. SW window:
- a CDS encoding ferredoxin family protein: protein MSLLLKDRVWSMEAPTAKRGVYPLHGFKLGLYRLPINLEDPNEIKSVHDGLKKAFEMDKYADRIFATYRWTEQNMDDPDAKGYEEVELSVTVEIVTGEVVDIIYQIFPIEKFGDPNWVKDYRKKADHFAKMVIDTILRNTILADKMISYFAKTEKISEVAAIQKLEDLTPLAKIVLGAKPKPVEATEEEAEEDEGDIEIPDGAKPGPIDVDYKQKMKASAPYEAPEHTIKTWGRKGTSNGIMGVWGEFVSVDYDICVADGGCIEACPVGVYEWFDTPGNPASDKKPLMSKEPDCIFCLACEGVCPPQAIKIFEQK from the coding sequence ATGTCTTTACTTCTCAAAGATCGAGTTTGGTCGATGGAAGCCCCTACTGCAAAACGTGGAGTCTATCCATTACATGGATTCAAACTTGGGTTGTACAGATTACCAATTAATCTAGAAGACCCTAATGAGATAAAGTCAGTTCATGATGGTCTCAAAAAGGCTTTTGAGATGGACAAGTATGCTGATAGAATTTTTGCAACCTATCGTTGGACAGAACAAAACATGGATGATCCTGATGCAAAAGGATACGAAGAAGTTGAGTTATCCGTTACAGTTGAAATTGTTACTGGTGAAGTTGTAGATATTATTTATCAGATTTTCCCAATTGAAAAATTTGGTGATCCTAACTGGGTCAAAGACTACCGAAAGAAAGCAGACCATTTTGCAAAAATGGTAATTGATACTATTTTGCGTAATACTATCTTGGCAGACAAGATGATTTCTTACTTTGCAAAGACCGAGAAAATTTCTGAAGTTGCAGCTATTCAAAAACTTGAAGACCTTACTCCATTAGCAAAGATTGTTCTTGGTGCAAAACCAAAACCAGTTGAGGCTACTGAAGAAGAAGCAGAAGAAGATGAAGGTGACATCGAAATTCCTGATGGTGCAAAGCCTGGACCAATTGATGTTGATTACAAACAAAAGATGAAGGCCTCTGCTCCTTACGAAGCACCCGAACATACAATCAAAACTTGGGGTAGAAAAGGAACTAGCAATGGAATAATGGGTGTTTGGGGAGAATTTGTTTCTGTAGATTATGATATTTGTGTAGCAGATGGTGGATGTATTGAAGCATGCCCTGTAGGTGTGTATGAGTGGTTTGACACTCCTGGAAATCCTGCATCTGACAAAAAACCACTAATGTCTAAAGAACCTGATTGTATCTTTTGTCTTGCATGCGAAGGTGTTTGTCCTCCACAAGCAATTAAGATATTTGAACAAAAATAA
- a CDS encoding 50S ribosomal protein L16, with translation MHGANYREGNGQVFTRRKYIKGKPQIKIAKFQGGKRGTYQYCVQLCINEKMQLRHMAIESTRLAANKTLEKTTGESGYYSRLRIYPHNMLRENKQIATAGADRISEGMRRAWGKATSLGARVKEGQCIMELYVNGDAHLAAAKKSLKSACVKLPGTPTIKVVEWNKPSP, from the coding sequence ATGCATGGTGCTAATTATAGAGAAGGAAATGGTCAAGTCTTTACCAGAAGAAAGTACATCAAAGGTAAGCCACAAATTAAAATTGCAAAATTTCAAGGTGGTAAAAGAGGAACTTATCAGTATTGTGTACAATTATGCATTAATGAGAAAATGCAATTAAGACACATGGCAATTGAATCAACAAGATTGGCAGCAAACAAAACACTAGAAAAAACAACTGGTGAATCAGGATATTATTCAAGACTTAGAATTTATCCACATAACATGTTAAGAGAAAATAAACAAATTGCAACTGCAGGTGCAGACAGAATTTCAGAAGGAATGAGAAGAGCTTGGGGAAAAGCAACCAGTTTAGGTGCAAGAGTAAAAGAGGGTCAATGCATCATGGAACTTTACGTTAATGGTGACGCTCACTTGGCAGCAGCAAAGAAATCACTCAAAAGTGCATGTGTAAAATTACCAGGAACACCAACAATCAAAGTTGTTGAATGGAACAAACCATCACCATAG
- a CDS encoding NOB1 family endonuclease, which translates to MDFRILDASAFYAGVPFRSSSDCYTTSLVYDEIKHIKKNHDALGTLLETNRLKIREPDVSATKAATSAAKNTGDFPQLSKQDLSVIALCIELKGEIISDDFAISNVARNLGLKISPIMTQGIKDVGKWVHYCPGCRTNHTSGTECPVCGTPLKRKLLKEQS; encoded by the coding sequence TTGGATTTTAGAATTTTAGATGCTAGTGCATTTTATGCAGGGGTTCCATTTAGATCATCTAGTGATTGTTATACAACATCACTAGTCTATGATGAAATCAAGCACATAAAGAAAAACCATGATGCATTGGGAACATTACTTGAGACAAATAGATTAAAAATTAGAGAACCAGATGTAAGCGCTACAAAAGCTGCTACTAGTGCTGCAAAGAACACTGGAGATTTTCCTCAATTATCAAAACAAGACTTGTCAGTCATTGCATTGTGTATTGAATTAAAAGGTGAGATAATCAGCGATGACTTTGCTATTTCAAATGTTGCACGCAATCTAGGCTTGAAGATTTCACCAATAATGACTCAAGGAATCAAAGATGTTGGAAAATGGGTGCATTATTGCCCAGGATGTAGAACTAATCACACAAGTGGAACAGAATGTCCTGTTTGTGGAACACCTCTAAAAAGAAAACTACTCAAAGAGCAATCTTAA
- a CDS encoding glycosyltransferase has translation MAFNPFTAFVFDLFILSAIIITAYTCNFYYLAFLSRKRKDILETADLGTPSITIQLPIYNEKYVAKRLVDSVCNLDYPQDKMRIMVLDDSDDDTVDLLADTVNDYKKKGFQIEHVRRGTRKGYKAGALKHAMQSTDTELVAIFDADFIPPTWFLKRAIPHFAKSNIGLVQCRWGHVNENYSAITQAQALSLDFHFLIEQKAKSNSHLFMNFNGTAGIWKRDCIEDAGGWHTATLVEDLDLSYRAQMKGWKCVFLPDIVVDAELPVQMNAAKRQQFRWAKGSIQCAIKLLTDIAIKRKIAIEAKIQAFIQLTRHIVYPLMLIQFLALPILLAGQVNLYVISFLPAITIATYLAMGPGAYIMIIQSMYHKSWKSKAKILPALLVYNAGMSVNNTVAVFDAILGKKNEFLRTPKYGVLKTKDDWKDNAYNLPFSQVTLLEIFFGVYGMLGIFVSIFSNNPIFVPIIALQTVGFFYIAYLSLSHTRFKRNKSSVNRVMTKKEKMANRVYKLSMVGIVGIIIFGGFMAIYGYSVDIYPLDRIRGNLDGIIGSSDPADIRAHLMAIQADMDGIMANDLIPEKTNADGELISKNPVWLFSTESTNFVRIQDNLDTMLASVDKISTVPKDSSAYHTGMMDVSDRALLLKTNIMDATPYMYVSVANLLFTTVWIAALLGIFAALKRKKEQLKEVDETGI, from the coding sequence ATGGCATTCAATCCTTTCACTGCATTTGTTTTTGACCTGTTTATTTTATCTGCCATAATAATTACTGCCTATACTTGCAATTTTTACTATCTGGCATTTCTTTCAAGAAAAAGAAAAGATATTTTGGAAACTGCTGACTTGGGAACTCCCTCAATTACAATACAATTACCAATTTACAATGAAAAGTACGTTGCAAAGAGATTAGTTGATTCTGTATGTAATTTGGATTATCCTCAAGACAAAATGAGGATAATGGTATTGGATGATTCAGACGATGATACTGTAGACCTACTGGCAGACACTGTTAATGATTACAAAAAGAAAGGCTTCCAAATTGAACATGTTCGACGTGGAACTCGAAAGGGGTACAAGGCTGGCGCATTAAAACATGCAATGCAGTCAACTGATACAGAACTTGTAGCAATTTTTGATGCTGATTTTATTCCTCCAACATGGTTCTTAAAACGTGCTATTCCTCACTTTGCAAAATCAAACATTGGACTTGTGCAATGTCGTTGGGGTCATGTCAATGAAAATTATTCTGCAATAACCCAAGCCCAAGCACTAAGTCTTGACTTTCATTTTCTAATTGAACAAAAAGCAAAGAGTAATTCTCATCTTTTCATGAATTTCAATGGTACTGCTGGAATCTGGAAACGTGATTGTATTGAGGATGCTGGTGGATGGCACACTGCAACTCTGGTTGAAGATCTTGATCTTAGTTACAGGGCGCAAATGAAAGGATGGAAATGTGTGTTCTTACCTGACATTGTAGTTGATGCAGAGTTACCTGTACAGATGAATGCTGCAAAAAGACAACAATTTCGTTGGGCTAAAGGTTCTATCCAATGTGCAATTAAACTACTAACTGATATTGCAATCAAACGAAAAATTGCAATTGAAGCAAAGATTCAAGCCTTTATTCAACTTACTCGTCATATTGTTTACCCGTTAATGCTAATCCAATTTTTGGCATTGCCTATTTTGTTGGCAGGACAAGTAAATCTCTATGTGATTAGTTTTCTTCCTGCAATAACAATTGCAACATATCTTGCAATGGGTCCTGGCGCGTACATTATGATTATACAAAGCATGTATCACAAATCGTGGAAATCAAAAGCCAAGATATTACCTGCATTACTAGTCTATAATGCTGGAATGTCTGTAAACAATACCGTTGCAGTGTTTGATGCAATACTTGGAAAAAAGAATGAATTTCTTAGAACTCCAAAATACGGTGTTCTAAAAACAAAAGATGATTGGAAAGATAATGCATACAATTTACCATTTTCTCAAGTAACACTTCTTGAAATTTTCTTTGGCGTTTATGGAATGTTAGGAATCTTTGTTTCAATATTTTCAAACAATCCTATCTTTGTTCCAATAATTGCACTGCAAACTGTTGGATTCTTCTATATTGCCTATCTGAGCCTCTCTCATACTCGATTTAAAAGAAATAAATCAAGTGTTAATCGTGTAATGACCAAGAAAGAGAAGATGGCAAATAGAGTTTACAAACTTTCCATGGTTGGGATTGTTGGAATAATTATTTTTGGAGGATTTATGGCAATTTATGGATATAGCGTTGACATCTATCCTCTTGATAGAATCCGTGGTAATCTGGATGGTATCATTGGTTCATCTGATCCTGCTGATATTCGTGCACATTTGATGGCAATTCAGGCTGATATGGATGGAATTATGGCAAATGATCTCATCCCTGAGAAAACTAATGCTGACGGTGAACTGATTTCTAAAAATCCTGTTTGGTTATTTTCCACAGAATCTACTAACTTTGTTAGAATTCAGGATAACCTTGACACTATGCTTGCAAGTGTTGATAAAATTTCTACTGTTCCAAAAGACAGTTCTGCATATCATACTGGAATGATGGATGTAAGTGATAGGGCTCTTTTACTGAAAACAAACATTATGGATGCAACTCCCTACATGTATGTCAGTGTTGCAAATCTATTGTTTACAACAGTTTGGATTGCTGCACTATTGGGAATCTTTGCAGCACTCAAAAGAAAGAAAGAACAACTCAAAGAAGTTGACGAAACTGGAATCTAA
- a CDS encoding DNA repair helicase yields MGLRDIELKEEYRSDIDDIVAEFFFPCLGHCIEYDRCVDFLSIQTLATIAMAFDNFAIGKAKLRMVTGHRFRTEDLNVFTKLFSEKYTKSFEGKFIKDSKIQKLQNIVNKGQIELKIAIPNSEQIADSFSERIGIFRDEKDDAVAFTGTSRESFSTQTRDFESVDVFTSWNDKSRVARKMKDFEELWENKTKHLEVYDFMYAEEKNLLKYSSDWILKD; encoded by the coding sequence GTGGGATTAAGAGACATAGAACTAAAAGAAGAATATCGTTCAGACATTGATGATATTGTAGCAGAATTTTTCTTTCCATGTCTGGGGCATTGTATTGAATATGATAGATGTGTAGATTTTTTGTCAATTCAAACACTAGCCACAATTGCTATGGCCTTTGACAACTTTGCAATAGGAAAGGCAAAATTGAGAATGGTCACAGGACATAGGTTCAGAACAGAAGATCTTAATGTATTTACAAAACTCTTCTCTGAAAAATACACAAAATCATTTGAAGGGAAATTTATCAAAGATTCAAAAATACAAAAATTACAAAATATCGTTAACAAGGGTCAGATTGAATTAAAGATTGCAATTCCAAATTCTGAACAAATAGCAGACTCTTTTTCAGAAAGAATTGGGATATTTAGAGATGAAAAAGATGATGCGGTTGCATTTACAGGAACATCAAGAGAATCATTTTCTACTCAAACCAGAGACTTTGAATCAGTTGACGTATTTACATCCTGGAATGACAAATCAAGAGTAGCAAGAAAGATGAAAGACTTTGAAGAGTTGTGGGAAAACAAAACAAAACATTTGGAGGTTTATGATTTTATGTATGCTGAAGAAAAAAATCTGCTAAAATATTCTTCAGACTGGATTCTCAAAGATTAA
- a CDS encoding ERCC4 domain-containing protein has product MKLENLRIIVDEREKKSGIPELLKSVGLNLEMKTLPIGDYIVAPETIVERKSIRDLMASVFDGRLFDQCTRLKEHFEHPIVLMEGNVDEIEEITENPLIFYGAISTVVLDFKIPVIPTPSAAHTAKLLVSMCSRKDASKGPFLKKIKKSSDLERQQLSSLCSLPGVGEKFAVRMLEKFGTPLKVFTATTSELAKVEGLGEARAKKIKKVLDTKSKHLKKSNQKTLHDS; this is encoded by the coding sequence GTGAAATTAGAAAATCTGAGAATTATTGTTGATGAAAGAGAGAAAAAAAGTGGAATTCCTGAACTACTAAAATCTGTTGGGTTGAATCTTGAAATGAAAACACTTCCAATTGGAGATTATATTGTAGCTCCTGAAACAATAGTGGAACGAAAGAGTATTCGTGATTTAATGGCATCAGTATTTGATGGTAGGTTATTTGATCAATGTACTAGACTAAAAGAACATTTTGAACATCCAATTGTTTTGATGGAGGGTAACGTGGATGAAATCGAAGAGATTACAGAAAACCCTTTAATTTTTTATGGTGCAATCTCTACTGTTGTTCTTGATTTTAAAATTCCAGTAATTCCTACCCCAAGTGCAGCACATACTGCAAAATTATTGGTCTCTATGTGTTCTCGAAAAGATGCATCAAAAGGACCATTCTTAAAAAAAATAAAAAAATCATCTGATTTGGAGCGACAACAATTGTCTTCTCTTTGTAGCCTACCTGGTGTTGGAGAAAAATTTGCAGTAAGAATGCTTGAAAAATTTGGCACTCCTCTTAAAGTATTTACTGCAACAACTTCGGAACTGGCAAAAGTTGAAGGATTAGGTGAGGCAAGAGCCAAAAAAATCAAAAAAGTTCTTGACACAAAAAGTAAACATCTTAAAAAATCAAACCAAAAAACTTTGCATGATTCTTAA
- a CDS encoding NAD(+)/NADH kinase: MPFLENCLKLQNVAVVSKVGNKESEKAAMDVAKKLLAKKSKVYTISPIKVEGAKQIETLEDLKKIKLDLVVTLGGDGTTLRVFRNLDNETPILTINVGGNRGILAEITIEEIDNALNQIQKDKFFLDKRTRVVASCGGKEFPPALNEIFINRANLTKTAEIEIKFQNDTVTQKMDGVIVATPSGSTGHSFSLGGPILHESLDVLIITPVAPVYRLESIVVPDEKIEIISSHDCNIVMDAQVVKTAGFEEPITIKKHKKPAVFIRLKKRGLRQMSKLGF, from the coding sequence ATGCCATTTCTAGAAAACTGCTTGAAACTACAAAACGTTGCAGTGGTAAGTAAAGTAGGAAACAAAGAATCCGAAAAAGCTGCAATGGATGTCGCAAAAAAATTATTGGCAAAAAAATCCAAGGTATATACAATATCACCAATTAAAGTCGAGGGCGCAAAGCAGATTGAAACTTTAGAGGATCTAAAAAAAATAAAACTAGACCTTGTAGTCACTTTGGGAGGGGATGGAACAACACTTCGAGTTTTTAGGAATTTAGATAATGAAACACCAATTTTAACAATTAATGTAGGTGGTAATAGAGGAATTTTAGCTGAAATCACAATTGAAGAGATAGATAATGCGCTAAATCAAATTCAAAAGGACAAATTTTTCTTGGACAAGAGAACAAGAGTTGTTGCATCTTGTGGAGGAAAAGAATTTCCACCAGCATTAAATGAGATTTTCATCAACAGAGCAAACTTGACAAAAACTGCAGAGATTGAAATTAAATTCCAAAATGATACGGTAACACAAAAAATGGATGGTGTAATTGTTGCAACACCAAGTGGTTCTACAGGACATTCATTTTCATTAGGAGGACCAATTTTGCATGAGAGTTTAGATGTATTGATAATTACACCAGTTGCACCAGTGTATAGATTAGAATCAATTGTTGTACCAGATGAGAAGATAGAGATTATCAGCTCACATGATTGCAACATTGTAATGGATGCACAAGTAGTAAAAACTGCAGGGTTTGAAGAACCAATAACAATCAAGAAACACAAAAAACCTGCTGTGTTTATCAGATTGAAAAAACGTGGATTAAGACAAATGAGTAAGCTTGGATTTTAG
- a CDS encoding cation:proton antiporter, translating to MQNIPLQLNPSGIQSSLNNTVSSLIEQVTPELPHTSFVTDLAFIMIIGAVVTLAFFKIKQPLIIGYLFAGMLIGPLSPFWSWVLPEGGPSADVLEGVGILSDISALNLFAEIGVILLLFVIGIEFPYAKIRSIGRVAVGVGTIGLFSTLGVVFYTATALGLEFMDALFISAALSISSTAIIVKILEDMGKIKKESSILVLGILIVEDVIAVILISSLQSIALVGTVSVESIIVVVLVATGLIVGTFTVGTRVIPPLIDRVAAAEHREILLLSVLGVCFGYALFANIVGLSVAIGAFLAGVLVAESKSAEVAKLLSSPIKDMFVAIFFISVGALMDVSQLGDYIWIAIALIAVATGMKFGGNMLGNILFRQKRGKALRSAFTLGAPRGEFSIVIVKAGVDIGAVSAFLFPLIGIISIITAFLSPFMVKAGDKIIPKLEKDNV from the coding sequence ATGCAAAACATCCCACTACAGCTAAACCCTAGTGGGATTCAAAGCTCACTAAACAATACTGTATCTAGTTTGATTGAACAAGTTACTCCTGAACTTCCTCATACATCATTTGTTACTGATTTGGCATTTATCATGATTATTGGGGCTGTTGTCACTCTTGCCTTTTTCAAAATCAAGCAACCGTTAATCATTGGATATCTTTTTGCAGGGATGCTTATTGGACCATTATCTCCATTTTGGTCTTGGGTGTTGCCTGAAGGTGGCCCGTCTGCTGATGTTTTAGAAGGGGTTGGAATCTTATCTGATATCTCTGCATTGAATCTTTTTGCTGAGATTGGTGTAATTTTATTATTATTTGTAATTGGAATTGAATTTCCATATGCAAAAATCAGAAGTATAGGTAGAGTTGCAGTTGGAGTTGGAACTATCGGATTGTTCTCCACATTAGGTGTAGTGTTTTACACTGCTACTGCCTTGGGTTTAGAATTTATGGATGCATTGTTTATTTCTGCGGCATTATCAATTTCCAGTACTGCAATCATTGTAAAAATTTTGGAAGATATGGGAAAGATCAAAAAAGAATCATCAATTCTTGTATTAGGTATTTTGATAGTTGAAGACGTTATTGCAGTTATTTTGATTTCATCTTTACAGTCAATTGCATTAGTTGGAACCGTCTCTGTTGAATCAATAATTGTAGTTGTTTTAGTTGCAACTGGATTAATTGTTGGAACCTTTACAGTTGGAACTCGTGTAATTCCTCCTCTAATTGATAGAGTTGCTGCTGCAGAACACCGTGAAATTTTACTCCTTAGTGTTCTTGGTGTTTGTTTTGGTTATGCCTTGTTTGCAAATATTGTTGGATTATCAGTCGCAATTGGTGCCTTTTTGGCAGGAGTTTTGGTAGCAGAATCAAAATCTGCCGAAGTTGCAAAACTACTTTCTAGTCCAATTAAAGATATGTTTGTTGCAATCTTCTTTATTTCAGTTGGTGCATTGATGGATGTCTCTCAACTTGGAGACTATATCTGGATAGCAATTGCATTGATTGCAGTTGCTACTGGTATGAAATTTGGAGGAAATATGCTTGGAAATATTTTATTTAGACAAAAACGTGGAAAAGCTCTTCGTTCAGCATTTACTTTGGGTGCACCACGAGGAGAATTCTCAATTGTAATTGTAAAAGCTGGTGTTGATATTGGAGCAGTGAGCGCTTTCTTGTTCCCTCTAATTGGTATAATTTCAATTATCACTGCATTTCTTTCTCCTTTCATGGTAAAAGCTGGGGATAAAATAATCCCCAAATTAGAAAAAGACAATGTCTGA
- the endA gene encoding tRNA-intron lyase: MEDTPLVRGTLVSDQACIVDKNMIHELELKGYGEIEKEKLFLKQFEALYLLYTNKLILKKGKKQIDFDFFMNICQKTDSEILTKFLIYRDLRNRGYVVKDGFGFGSDFRVYERGHFGEKGAKFLIFGLNEGQQEKMGNLQKKIQEISQMGKEPIIAVIERRGEVIYYKINKMNFYENKARLEESFNL; encoded by the coding sequence ATGGAAGATACCCCTTTAGTTAGAGGCACATTGGTCTCAGATCAGGCCTGTATTGTTGATAAGAATATGATTCATGAACTTGAACTAAAGGGATATGGAGAAATTGAAAAAGAAAAACTATTCCTTAAACAATTTGAGGCTCTTTATCTCTTGTACACGAACAAACTGATCCTAAAGAAAGGCAAAAAACAAATCGATTTTGATTTTTTTATGAATATTTGTCAAAAGACTGATTCTGAAATTTTAACCAAATTTCTGATCTATCGTGATCTGAGAAATAGGGGTTATGTTGTAAAAGATGGATTTGGATTTGGCTCTGATTTTAGAGTGTATGAAAGAGGGCACTTTGGTGAGAAAGGGGCAAAATTTTTGATATTTGGTCTAAATGAAGGGCAACAAGAAAAGATGGGGAATTTACAAAAAAAGATTCAGGAGATTTCTCAAATGGGAAAGGAGCCAATAATTGCAGTTATTGAACGTCGTGGTGAAGTAATCTATTACAAAATCAACAAGATGAACTTTTATGAAAATAAGGCAAGACTAGAAGAATCATTTAATCTTTGA
- a CDS encoding chemotaxis protein gives MATKTTKKKTTTKAKKVAKKEPSPSALLKKVASVSDSNKALQKEIKVMSKIFGENQKVLVSMKGMIDSLTLALEHIQKQSKQLNIIEDDTQKLYAGLNQVRTQSNLVTKINNQTAKLQEEINRISEEQKLSKSQEISQQVEDSMNSIRNNSQMIIKIAQRIDEVRDDLRKVSGKTDSFLEVGSEMDKLKNSIEEISGKTAKLETGAQIIESLKQELSKITEGVSNNSNINSELDAIKVTIDAISSKASKIDSLGGVIEGLKQQFETVATKASSVDNLSLESIKELAGKIDKIETEINTLSHRADSTAFVGEGLKSVQEDLSEFKQNVFDKTNSIEQKISSASDMLKRQDATTAEFHKKTEKLFDEMQSVRSVTAKASDDSSKEMMALLKLSEYQSNIRMNAESKYGEAKDLEKMASQTADIVNLFDRISIESGEKIPLPHEVRQWAVSKILDCADRWEIRFSDVYSILTNAIGRDLLKEAVRVQQIRDIYGIRAVDEIRKDLNIS, from the coding sequence ATGGCCACAAAAACTACAAAGAAAAAAACCACCACTAAAGCAAAAAAAGTTGCAAAAAAAGAACCTAGCCCATCAGCTTTACTAAAAAAAGTTGCATCAGTTTCAGATTCTAACAAAGCATTGCAAAAAGAGATCAAAGTAATGTCAAAGATTTTTGGAGAAAATCAAAAGGTCCTAGTGTCTATGAAAGGCATGATTGATTCATTAACATTAGCATTAGAACACATTCAAAAACAATCAAAACAACTTAACATAATTGAAGATGATACACAAAAGCTGTATGCAGGACTAAATCAAGTTAGAACCCAATCAAATCTAGTAACTAAAATAAACAATCAAACTGCAAAATTACAAGAAGAAATTAACAGAATTTCAGAGGAACAGAAATTATCAAAATCTCAAGAAATTAGTCAACAGGTAGAAGACAGTATGAATTCTATTAGAAATAATTCACAGATGATTATCAAGATTGCACAAAGAATAGATGAAGTAAGAGATGATCTAAGAAAAGTTTCAGGAAAAACAGATTCCTTTTTAGAAGTGGGTTCAGAAATGGACAAACTAAAAAACAGTATTGAAGAGATTTCAGGAAAAACTGCAAAACTTGAGACAGGAGCTCAGATAATTGAAAGTCTCAAACAAGAACTCTCAAAAATAACTGAAGGAGTTTCAAATAATTCCAATATCAATTCAGAATTAGATGCAATTAAGGTAACAATTGATGCCATATCATCAAAAGCATCAAAGATTGATTCACTTGGAGGAGTAATTGAGGGCTTAAAGCAACAATTTGAGACTGTTGCCACAAAGGCAAGTTCTGTTGATAATTTGAGCCTAGAATCAATAAAGGAACTGGCAGGCAAGATTGACAAAATAGAGACAGAGATTAACACATTATCCCATAGAGCAGATTCAACTGCATTTGTAGGCGAGGGTCTCAAATCAGTTCAAGAGGACCTCTCAGAATTCAAACAAAATGTATTTGATAAAACAAACAGTATTGAGCAAAAAATCTCTTCAGCATCAGATATGCTAAAAAGACAAGATGCAACAACTGCAGAATTTCATAAAAAGACAGAGAAATTGTTTGACGAGATGCAATCAGTTAGAAGTGTCACAGCCAAAGCTTCAGATGATTCATCAAAAGAAATGATGGCATTGTTAAAACTATCAGAATACCAATCAAACATCAGAATGAATGCTGAATCAAAGTATGGTGAAGCAAAAGATCTTGAAAAAATGGCATCTCAGACGGCAGATATTGTGAATCTATTTGACAGAATTTCAATAGAATCTGGTGAAAAAATTCCATTACCACATGAAGTAAGACAATGGGCAGTAAGTAAGATTCTGGATTGTGCAGATAGATGGGAAATTAGATTTAGTGATGTATATTCAATTTTAACAAATGCTATAGGACGAGACTTGTTAAAAGAAGCAGTAAGAGTTCAGCAGATTAGAGACATCTATGGAATTAGAGCTGTTGATGAAATTAGAAAGGATCTGAATATTTCTTAG
- a CDS encoding sulfurtransferase, translated as MSYAHPEVLVDTEWVSQNPPNENRKLVEVDYDPVNGYQKGHISGASLIWWKRDINDPVTRDIISKKKFEELMAKNGITKDTEVVLYGDFNNWFAAFVFWVFKIYGHENLKIMNGGRKKWELENRDYTTDEPQFGSVTYVAQPPDEGLRAYLFDVSRALGKEDTVMVDVRSPAEFSGEITAPPEYPMEHAQRGGHIPDANNIPWATAVNDADGTFKTVEELKQNYEPKGVTPDKDVICYCRIGERSSHSWFVLKYLLGYPKVRNYDGSWTEWGNMIGNPVEK; from the coding sequence ATGAGTTACGCACATCCCGAAGTATTAGTTGATACGGAATGGGTTTCACAAAATCCCCCAAATGAAAATAGAAAATTAGTTGAAGTCGACTACGATCCTGTGAATGGATATCAAAAAGGTCACATTAGTGGTGCCAGTCTGATCTGGTGGAAACGTGACATTAATGATCCTGTTACAAGAGACATTATCTCAAAAAAGAAATTTGAAGAGTTAATGGCAAAAAATGGAATCACAAAAGATACTGAAGTAGTTCTTTATGGTGACTTTAACAATTGGTTTGCAGCATTTGTTTTCTGGGTTTTCAAAATCTATGGACACGAAAATCTAAAGATTATGAATGGTGGTAGAAAAAAATGGGAATTAGAAAATAGAGATTATACGACTGACGAACCCCAATTTGGATCAGTTACATATGTTGCACAACCTCCAGATGAAGGTCTACGTGCATATCTATTTGATGTAAGCCGTGCACTTGGAAAAGAAGATACCGTTATGGTTGATGTCAGATCTCCTGCAGAATTTTCAGGAGAGATTACTGCACCTCCAGAGTATCCAATGGAACATGCACAGAGAGGTGGACACATTCCTGACGCAAATAATATTCCATGGGCAACTGCAGTCAATGACGCTGATGGAACTTTCAAAACAGTTGAAGAGCTAAAACAAAACTATGAACCAAAAGGAGTTACACCTGACAAAGATGTAATTTGTTATTGTAGAATTGGTGAACGTTCTTCACACAGTTGGTTTGTTCTAAAATACCTACTTGGATATCCAAAGGTCCGAAACTATGATGGTTCTTGGACTGAATGGGGAAACATGATAGGAAACCCTGTGGAAAAATAA